Proteins encoded within one genomic window of Candidatus Nezhaarchaeota archaeon:
- a CDS encoding DUF790 family protein — protein MLPSALLRVKRKGNKILPNFARLTYENEFAASLLIETYNEHVGKRLEELEGSLEDVESQLEDMDYHPKFIRGLIELLNRRITIEKPSTRIPLEVARRMVFSVSSEKGFAVTEQARSEILYEAARRLEVSVEELIKAFEASYEGSEVITSFNAPDPLDLLRYYNLSLLQTLMFKALSMTIISNMTGAEAKNVLRKVKLLGLMYVVEKEDGLLRIHIDGPASILTQTRRYGTRMAKVLPLILHLRSWRIKADVKHANKRYTLEIDERYKDVLPSKPPMEEKFDSMTEEDFMLRFKAFNMGWDIVREPDPVVVDGTILIPDFALIKDGLKVYLEIMGFWTPEYVEKKLRKISGVKDPMIVAINKNLSCAKEASFVFKESPNIKVILFEDKLKLSDVALILREVEKQRTPTMVREEVEALSVSEELLHSYLSRIEEEPLSSVLEVLRKFGIQDLHDVYKILKKHGLVVLWKSLDQSQAIVKRIY, from the coding sequence ATGTTACCATCCGCATTACTTAGAGTTAAGAGGAAAGGAAATAAGATATTGCCAAACTTTGCCCGCTTAACGTATGAAAATGAGTTTGCAGCCTCACTCTTAATAGAAACCTATAATGAGCACGTGGGTAAGAGGTTAGAGGAGCTTGAGGGGTCTTTGGAAGACGTTGAGAGCCAGCTTGAGGACATGGACTATCATCCCAAGTTCATCAGGGGTCTCATAGAGCTCCTTAATAGGAGGATAACGATCGAGAAACCAAGCACGAGGATACCACTTGAAGTAGCTAGGAGAATGGTATTCTCCGTCTCATCTGAGAAGGGATTTGCTGTTACTGAGCAAGCTAGGAGCGAGATACTATATGAAGCTGCTCGTAGACTTGAAGTATCAGTGGAGGAACTTATAAAGGCCTTTGAAGCAAGCTACGAAGGTTCTGAGGTGATAACGAGCTTTAATGCCCCTGACCCCCTAGACCTATTGAGGTACTATAACCTATCTCTACTTCAGACGTTAATGTTCAAAGCATTGTCGATGACAATAATATCCAACATGACCGGAGCCGAGGCGAAAAACGTGCTAAGGAAGGTGAAGCTTCTTGGATTAATGTACGTGGTTGAGAAGGAGGATGGACTATTAAGAATTCACATCGATGGCCCAGCATCTATATTGACTCAAACTAGAAGATACGGCACTAGGATGGCTAAGGTGTTGCCCTTAATACTACATTTAAGGTCGTGGAGGATAAAAGCGGACGTTAAGCACGCTAATAAGCGCTACACGTTAGAGATTGATGAGCGCTATAAAGATGTGCTGCCAAGCAAGCCGCCAATGGAGGAGAAGTTCGATAGCATGACAGAGGAGGACTTCATGTTGAGGTTTAAGGCTTTTAACATGGGCTGGGACATAGTTAGAGAGCCCGATCCTGTAGTAGTTGACGGGACGATCTTAATACCAGATTTTGCATTGATAAAGGACGGCTTAAAGGTCTACTTAGAAATAATGGGTTTCTGGACGCCAGAATATGTTGAGAAGAAGTTAAGAAAGATAAGTGGTGTTAAGGACCCTATGATAGTTGCGATCAACAAAAACCTCTCTTGCGCTAAGGAGGCAAGCTTCGTATTCAAGGAATCACCAAACATCAAGGTCATACTCTTCGAAGATAAGTTAAAGCTATCGGACGTAGCACTAATACTACGAGAGGTTGAGAAGCAAAGGACTCCTACGATGGTACGCGAAGAGGTTGAAGCACTATCGGTTAGTGAGGAGCTCCTTCACTCGTATCTATCAAGGATAGAAGAGGAGCCATTGAGTAGCGTGCTTGAAGTTTTAAGAAAGTTCGGAATTCAAGACCTTCATGATGTGTACAAGATCTTGAAGAAACATGGATTAGTAGTCTTGTGGAAAAGTCTTGATCAGTCACAAGCTATTGTTAAACGAATTTATTAG
- a CDS encoding DEAD/DEAH box helicase family protein, translating into MEDQSKGNTSAQLIRLEYDRGTIVVKGLTHEIPPLRWDPRTRCLRALAYKYLEVKRSLELLGFKIEDNVLSPVEGSIGATTLKPLRSYQEEAVGAWIKAGKRGIIVLPTGTGKTLIAIKIIATLNEPTMVIVPTLELLEQWRLELSKTLRVHVGVIGGGLRELSFVTVSTYSSAYMHAEDLGNKFKLLVFDEVHHLAGENFRQIALLSAAPYRLGLTATFEREDGKHVDLLDLVGDVVYRKSVYEMKSKHLADFDLVRVYVELTDEERRKFERLYSMYKDFLERKNWRLKSLQDFKRLIMMSGLSREARRALIAWRNARLLILNSVSKLEILRDLLKKHQNDRILIFTELNKAVRKISKTLLIPEITYKTNPKERAMVMELFKKGVYRAVVTSRVLEEGIDVPDANVAIVLSGTASRRSFIQRLGRILRPMPGKKAILYEVVVKGTPEVAISKRRRRGLVGG; encoded by the coding sequence GTGGAAGATCAAAGTAAGGGTAACACTTCTGCCCAACTAATAAGGCTTGAATATGATCGTGGAACAATAGTGGTTAAAGGATTGACTCACGAGATCCCACCATTAAGGTGGGACCCAAGGACAAGGTGCCTGCGTGCATTAGCTTACAAGTACCTTGAAGTTAAGAGGTCTCTTGAGCTACTTGGATTTAAGATCGAGGACAATGTGTTGTCTCCAGTTGAGGGATCTATAGGAGCAACCACGTTAAAGCCTTTAAGGAGCTACCAAGAAGAGGCTGTAGGAGCTTGGATCAAGGCCGGTAAGAGGGGTATAATAGTCCTGCCGACAGGGACGGGTAAGACGTTAATAGCCATCAAGATAATAGCGACCCTCAACGAACCGACAATGGTCATTGTGCCTACGTTAGAGCTTCTCGAGCAATGGAGACTGGAGCTCTCTAAGACCCTTAGAGTTCACGTAGGGGTCATAGGCGGAGGCCTTAGAGAGCTTTCATTCGTGACGGTCTCAACATACAGCTCAGCTTACATGCACGCTGAAGATCTTGGAAACAAGTTCAAGCTCTTAGTATTCGATGAGGTTCACCACTTAGCCGGCGAGAACTTCAGGCAGATAGCTCTCTTAAGTGCAGCCCCTTACAGGCTCGGTCTTACAGCAACGTTTGAGAGAGAGGACGGCAAACACGTCGACCTCTTGGATTTAGTCGGTGATGTGGTGTACAGGAAGAGCGTCTATGAGATGAAGAGTAAGCACCTAGCAGACTTCGATCTGGTGAGAGTTTATGTTGAGTTAACCGATGAGGAAAGGAGAAAATTCGAGCGCCTATACTCCATGTACAAAGACTTTCTAGAGAGGAAGAACTGGAGGCTAAAGTCTCTTCAGGACTTTAAGCGGCTTATAATGATGAGTGGACTAAGTCGCGAGGCCAGAAGAGCTCTAATAGCCTGGCGCAACGCCAGGCTCCTAATCTTAAACTCCGTCTCCAAGCTTGAAATACTGAGGGATTTGCTGAAAAAACATCAGAACGATAGGATACTAATATTTACAGAGTTAAACAAAGCTGTTAGAAAGATATCGAAGACACTTTTGATCCCAGAGATAACGTACAAGACTAACCCCAAGGAGAGGGCGATGGTAATGGAGCTCTTCAAGAAAGGCGTCTACAGAGCCGTGGTGACTAGTAGGGTGCTTGAGGAGGGTATAGATGTCCCTGATGCGAATGTAGCCATAGTCCTAAGCGGAACAGCCAGCAGGAGATCCTTCATTCAGAGGCTTGGAAGAATTCTAAGACCAATGCCCGGCAAGAAGGCAATACTCTACGAGGTAGTTGTTAAGGGTACTCCTGAGGTAGCGATATCAAAAAGGAGACGTAGAGGGTTGGTAGGGGGCTGA
- a CDS encoding sugar phosphate isomerase/epimerase gives MLIGFPLWLGDRKRFEAKVKEAHDAGFDFIELSFDYPWPIPDYLTPKRIAKFIQDTGLDLAIHGSWRDIRLASPIDQVREASLDYVLRTLEMAKELEPRYVVFHVSTDQAVKEVEELEQLAINAALQSVKRIADLALKLGITVLIENTPLQFSSSIEQMKRIVLSVEGLNVCLDIGHAQIQAMKLNNHVKVSVSDIVKKWVEELGSRILGVHVHDCVIRRSRIDEHITPSTNSQSIRSLMDIVRSGNLRLKFAVIEAFKDVEGREASPGSLVSIVRQLKELNI, from the coding sequence GTGCTAATAGGTTTTCCGTTGTGGCTTGGTGATAGAAAGAGGTTTGAAGCTAAGGTAAAAGAGGCTCATGATGCTGGGTTCGACTTCATAGAGCTTAGCTTTGATTATCCATGGCCGATACCGGACTACCTTACACCTAAGAGGATAGCGAAGTTCATCCAGGACACGGGTCTTGATCTAGCAATTCATGGTAGTTGGAGGGACATAAGGTTAGCATCGCCAATAGATCAGGTGAGAGAGGCATCTTTAGACTATGTTTTAAGGACGCTTGAGATGGCTAAGGAACTTGAACCAAGGTACGTAGTGTTTCATGTGTCTACCGACCAAGCTGTGAAAGAGGTAGAGGAACTAGAGCAATTAGCTATTAATGCTGCTCTACAATCTGTTAAAAGGATAGCCGATCTCGCCTTAAAGCTTGGGATAACGGTGCTTATCGAAAACACCCCATTGCAATTTAGCTCTTCAATAGAGCAAATGAAGAGAATTGTTCTGAGCGTTGAAGGGTTGAACGTATGCCTGGACATCGGGCATGCACAAATTCAAGCCATGAAGCTTAACAATCATGTGAAGGTGAGCGTTAGCGACATCGTGAAGAAGTGGGTCGAAGAGCTTGGATCAAGGATCCTAGGAGTGCACGTCCATGATTGCGTGATCAGGAGGTCGCGAATTGATGAGCACATAACCCCGTCAACGAACTCTCAGTCCATAAGGTCTCTCATGGATATAGTCAGGAGTGGTAATCTGAGATTGAAATTCGCTGTTATAGAAGCCTTTAAGGACGTCGAAGGAAGGGAGGCGAGTCCAGGTAGCTTAGTTAGCATTGTAAGGCAGCTTAAGGAACTTAACATTTAA
- a CDS encoding AIR synthase-related protein, with protein MSLELDKLLTQLRSYKGLARKSCIGPLAKLFSTECKFDDAGWFMIGDEYVVVSCDGIAEDLIREDPFLAGLYSVLVCVNDVIAKGARPLGYAGIVASSSSSIRMSIVEGLRKALRLYDLALLKMHTHPDTTYDAIDGCVVGRARKIIPSSTAKPGQDIIMAVDLDGSSRLKGWVCCFDTIHDKTPEQVKKLIDGMVLVAEKDLASASRDISAPGILGSLAMLCESSGVGALVDLDSIPRPSGMDLELWLKTYPSFGFILVSSRAQECIQTLKEHGYTASVIGKTTNDKRIVVTHKVSKEVFMDLNKESIFH; from the coding sequence ATGAGTTTGGAGCTCGATAAGCTCTTAACCCAATTAAGGTCCTATAAAGGTCTTGCTAGGAAGTCTTGTATAGGTCCACTTGCCAAGCTCTTTAGCACGGAGTGCAAGTTTGATGATGCTGGCTGGTTTATGATAGGTGACGAATACGTAGTTGTATCATGTGATGGGATAGCTGAGGACTTAATAAGGGAGGACCCGTTTTTGGCGGGTCTCTACTCTGTTCTAGTATGCGTTAATGACGTGATAGCTAAGGGGGCTAGACCTTTAGGTTACGCGGGCATTGTAGCGTCTAGCTCCTCCTCTATTAGAATGAGCATAGTTGAAGGTTTAAGGAAGGCCCTAAGGCTCTATGATTTAGCCTTACTTAAGATGCACACTCATCCCGATACCACATACGATGCCATCGACGGATGTGTTGTTGGCAGGGCTAGGAAGATCATACCCAGCAGCACAGCTAAGCCAGGCCAAGACATCATAATGGCTGTGGACCTTGATGGTTCAAGCCGTCTTAAAGGTTGGGTATGTTGCTTTGATACAATTCATGACAAGACGCCAGAGCAGGTCAAGAAGCTGATTGATGGGATGGTCCTTGTGGCTGAAAAGGATCTTGCCTCAGCATCACGGGACATAAGCGCACCTGGAATCTTAGGCTCCTTAGCTATGTTATGCGAATCCAGTGGTGTTGGAGCCCTCGTGGACCTCGACTCCATACCGAGACCCTCAGGGATGGATTTGGAATTATGGCTCAAAACATATCCATCGTTCGGCTTCATACTTGTATCGAGCAGAGCTCAAGAGTGTATTCAAACGCTTAAAGAACACGGTTACACGGCTTCAGTTATAGGTAAGACGACGAATGATAAGAGGATAGTTGTGACTCACAAAGTGTCCAAGGAGGTGTTCATGGATCTTAACAAAGAATCTATATTTCATTAA
- a CDS encoding NUDIX domain-containing protein has translation MVSGKEPDDTKVVVSALIPNNGKFLLIKRGENPRRGYYSFPEGHLKRGESPLAGLVRECKEEIGCLVELLSSRVLVLEGPSNAALPDDYLERYWPPLNGRFGFHSYRTADISSVELQRPSGSRKKYIYIPCKLLGSPKETEAALEIVYLSPDKALELKSKGELKLMPTTSLVLALIKLSEFNFRI, from the coding sequence ATTGTCAGTGGTAAAGAGCCCGATGACACTAAAGTAGTTGTTTCTGCACTGATACCCAATAATGGGAAGTTCCTTTTGATAAAAAGAGGGGAAAACCCTAGGAGGGGTTATTACTCCTTCCCTGAAGGTCATCTAAAAAGAGGAGAGTCACCCTTAGCCGGTTTAGTTAGAGAGTGCAAGGAAGAGATAGGATGCCTGGTTGAACTACTTAGCAGTAGGGTATTGGTACTTGAGGGACCTAGTAACGCTGCGCTGCCAGATGACTATCTCGAGAGATACTGGCCTCCATTGAATGGAAGATTTGGTTTTCACAGTTACAGGACCGCTGATATATCTTCAGTAGAGCTACAAAGGCCTTCGGGATCCCGCAAGAAATACATATACATACCGTGTAAATTGCTTGGCTCTCCGAAAGAAACCGAGGCAGCATTAGAGATAGTTTACTTATCCCCCGACAAAGCCTTAGAGCTCAAGTCTAAAGGCGAGCTCAAGCTAATGCCCACAACATCGCTTGTCCTAGCTTTAATTAAGCTCAGCGAATTCAACTTTAGAATTTAG
- the mvk gene encoding mevalonate kinase has product MTLVSAPGKITLFGEHAIVYGEPAIAIAINKRVRVHATKRSDEAIRVEAKDLVLAGFKALLTPSGSITLEGESGKILAALSYVKRAIEVVRERYGVNVGAHITITSEMPVGAGLGTSAAVAVSVIKAYSLLAGLDLSKEECAELGYRVELSVQGRASRMDSITTAIGGALYIDPGKERFYEVIKGAEKLKGLVVGYVNREASTGEMVGRVKKLRDSIPEVLDLVIKAIGEVSRRGKSMIEAGMVEELGTLMNVNHGLLEAIGISTSKLSQMVYAARLAGALGSKITGAGGGGCIIALAPKREEEVIAALKAIGASAFKAELSSEGLKVEEA; this is encoded by the coding sequence TTGACTTTAGTATCCGCTCCAGGTAAGATCACATTGTTTGGCGAGCACGCTATTGTATATGGTGAGCCAGCAATTGCAATCGCTATAAACAAGAGGGTTAGGGTTCACGCAACGAAGAGAAGTGATGAGGCCATTAGGGTCGAAGCTAAAGACCTAGTGCTCGCAGGCTTCAAGGCCTTGTTAACGCCTAGCGGCTCCATAACCCTTGAAGGTGAATCTGGGAAGATATTAGCGGCTTTAAGTTACGTGAAGAGAGCTATTGAGGTAGTCCGTGAGAGGTATGGGGTCAACGTTGGGGCTCACATAACCATCACGTCAGAGATGCCCGTAGGAGCAGGTTTAGGTACGTCAGCTGCTGTAGCCGTCTCCGTGATTAAGGCCTACTCCCTATTAGCAGGGCTAGATCTCAGCAAAGAGGAGTGCGCAGAGCTAGGGTATCGTGTTGAGCTTAGCGTTCAAGGAAGGGCTAGCAGGATGGACTCTATAACAACGGCTATCGGCGGGGCTTTATATATAGACCCAGGAAAGGAGAGGTTCTACGAGGTTATTAAAGGGGCGGAGAAGCTCAAGGGACTAGTAGTCGGCTACGTGAATAGAGAAGCTAGCACTGGTGAAATGGTCGGGAGGGTGAAGAAGCTTAGAGACTCCATTCCTGAAGTGCTAGACCTAGTGATAAAGGCCATTGGAGAGGTAAGTAGGAGAGGTAAGAGCATGATCGAAGCTGGAATGGTAGAAGAACTGGGTACATTAATGAACGTCAATCATGGACTTCTTGAAGCGATAGGGATCTCGACAAGTAAGTTGTCTCAAATGGTTTACGCAGCTAGATTAGCAGGAGCATTAGGATCAAAGATCACTGGAGCGGGAGGAGGGGGGTGCATCATAGCACTAGCTCCTAAGAGGGAGGAGGAGGTAATAGCAGCTTTAAAGGCTATAGGTGCATCTGCATTTAAAGCAGAGCTGTCAAGTGAGGGCTTGAAGGTCGAGGAGGCGTAA